The window CCCGCGGCTGCCGTTCGGCGGCGTGAAGGAGTCCGGCTACGGGCGCGAACTGGGCACCTTCGGCATCCGAGAGTTCGTAAACGTCAAGTCGGTGTGGATCGACCAGCCGAAAAACACGGCGGGCGCCGCGGCGGAGTAGCACACGAGGAGCGCGCGGGCGATCCGCCAGATGGACGGCGGATGGGAGATGCGGAAGGGGGAAGCGGCCGGCGTGGCGCTTCCCCCTTCGATACGTATACCGGCCTGGCTGGGTCAGCCGTCGTAGCGCGGACAGCTCGTGCTCACCGGGCAGGCGTACACGTACGTCTGCTTCGGGCAGCACGACGTGGGCGAGGCCGAGACCATCTGCCCCTGCACGGTTCCGAGCTCCGCGCGGGTCTCCACGCTCGTCTCGAACGACTCCA is drawn from Longimicrobiaceae bacterium and contains these coding sequences:
- a CDS encoding pinensin family lanthipeptide, with product MRKLKLDALAVESFETSVETRAELGTVQGQMVSASPTSCCPKQTYVYACPVSTSCPRYDG